The following coding sequences are from one Longimicrobiales bacterium window:
- a CDS encoding amidohydrolase family protein: protein MNERLSEKRLSAWCRLATGRFAMIAMGPTVLLFWSSSIAVAQITPEADDLVVLGGQLWDGTSDGARPNPGILVRNGTILQIAPTDPLGSGAEAVLLDDDHFIMPGLFDLHAHYAIDLFGEGRVDEYTVNPVLFLANGVTSTFPAGEIDPVEARRGRERIASGEIPGPRIYSSGPYWGTARPGWSHEAMTPDSIRAEAAQWALSGARGFKAKGIRPEQLRVVIDVAHEHGLTVTGHLDSGFRNSVNPRDAILMGIDRIEHFLGGDALPGSQSAYASLESLDLTDPATAGQIAQQSRLFVGQGAFFDATLTAYGYFADRDPVVYDYWADEMGFLSPFARQVVEERLPREPLDQFERIYYVKRKTVKAFYDTVGGDQLTLGTDHPSWGEFFSGFGSHRELHAMVLAGIPNAVALRAGTANAARAMGVDERLGTIEAGKYADLLVVRGNPLETITDTRNAHVVIRSGTVYDPAALFSSVVGRMGPASPAEANWWKGNIRLGR from the coding sequence ATGAATGAAAGACTGTCGGAAAAAAGGTTGAGCGCATGGTGCCGACTCGCAACAGGGCGTTTCGCGATGATCGCGATGGGTCCGACTGTCCTGCTCTTCTGGTCGTCGTCGATTGCTGTGGCCCAGATTACTCCGGAGGCTGACGATCTCGTGGTTCTGGGGGGGCAACTCTGGGACGGTACGAGCGACGGGGCAAGGCCGAACCCAGGTATCCTGGTTCGGAACGGCACGATTCTGCAGATCGCCCCGACCGACCCGCTCGGGAGTGGTGCAGAGGCAGTTCTCCTCGATGATGACCATTTCATCATGCCCGGGCTCTTCGACCTCCACGCCCACTACGCCATCGACCTGTTCGGAGAAGGGAGAGTCGATGAGTACACGGTGAATCCAGTCCTTTTCCTAGCCAACGGGGTGACATCTACCTTTCCGGCGGGGGAGATCGACCCGGTGGAGGCGCGCCGCGGAAGAGAACGGATCGCATCCGGAGAAATTCCTGGCCCTAGGATTTATAGTTCTGGGCCGTATTGGGGCACGGCGCGACCCGGGTGGAGCCATGAGGCCATGACTCCGGACTCGATTCGCGCGGAAGCGGCGCAATGGGCCCTGAGTGGGGCTCGCGGCTTTAAAGCTAAGGGCATCCGGCCCGAGCAGCTCCGCGTCGTGATTGACGTTGCTCATGAGCATGGCCTCACTGTCACTGGACATCTCGACTCCGGGTTTCGGAACAGCGTGAACCCTCGCGATGCCATCCTCATGGGTATTGATCGCATCGAGCACTTCCTCGGTGGTGATGCGCTACCGGGGAGCCAGTCCGCTTATGCGTCTCTGGAATCCTTGGACCTCACGGATCCAGCGACGGCCGGTCAAATCGCTCAGCAGTCGCGACTCTTCGTGGGCCAGGGTGCGTTCTTCGATGCAACTCTTACTGCCTACGGCTACTTCGCAGACCGTGATCCGGTCGTCTACGATTACTGGGCAGATGAGATGGGTTTTCTGTCACCCTTCGCTCGCCAGGTGGTCGAAGAGCGTTTGCCCCGAGAGCCGCTCGATCAGTTCGAGCGTATTTACTATGTGAAGCGAAAAACCGTAAAAGCTTTCTATGACACCGTCGGTGGAGATCAACTCACGCTCGGCACCGACCACCCAAGCTGGGGAGAGTTCTTCAGTGGGTTCGGATCCCACCGGGAGCTTCACGCGATGGTGCTCGCCGGAATCCCGAATGCCGTCGCACTTCGGGCTGGGACCGCGAATGCGGCGAGAGCCATGGGAGTGGATGAGAGGCTGGGGACGATCGAGGCCGGGAAGTATGCAGACCTTCTTGTCGTTCGTGGCAATCCGCTCGAGACGATCACGGACACTCGAAACGCGCATGTGGTCATCAGGTCCGGGACGGTCTATGACCCGGCTGCCCTCTTCTCGTCGGTCGTCGGGAGAATGGGACCGGCCAGCCCGGCGGAAGCGAACTGGTGGAAGGGCAATATTCGGCTTGGCCGATGA
- a CDS encoding tryptophan 7-halogenase, with translation MLGGGPAGCAAAALLAKRSHKVALVRPHAPPAAALVESIPPSAKRILDELGFLDPVEQAGFQPNRGNSVWWAGEPVRREQFGDGETGWHIDRAGLETVLAGCAAAAGVQVFDGYAARSAIQSDSLWTIQCDTHAGGAMELTTDWLIDATGRKGVIARSEERIPDRSTTTLALVRRFHRSEGWPESDDGHTYVESYDEGWAWSLPVSDTVRCFTAMIDQREVSLEGRDVGEMLDAELRKTQFVGPVRDSAEAVGDAWACPASLYSATTFGRPGLLLTGDAGSFIDPLSSFGVKKALSSGWLAGITAHSALVDPAIVDDAIDFFDRRERTVYRSFRKVSAPFFSAAAAKYGTAYWEKRAQAAIEAAGGETRSAAEVHDRLTEEVPEHEVRAAFEILRAQDRLAPAEGPTVRYFERAGIEGYRIVRLRHVGSDRIPEGLRFVRGVDFITLIPIAQRHPDVPDGWAAYNSAAPPVTLPDYLTALSTAFAAGFLVHSED, from the coding sequence GTGCTTGGCGGCGGCCCTGCGGGTTGCGCCGCGGCCGCGCTCCTCGCGAAACGAAGCCACAAAGTGGCGCTGGTTCGTCCACACGCCCCCCCCGCGGCCGCCCTCGTCGAGTCGATTCCTCCGTCGGCGAAGCGCATTCTCGATGAGCTCGGCTTTCTTGATCCGGTCGAGCAGGCTGGATTTCAGCCGAACCGAGGAAACTCTGTATGGTGGGCCGGTGAGCCAGTCCGCCGAGAGCAGTTCGGTGATGGTGAGACCGGCTGGCACATCGACCGAGCAGGCCTTGAGACGGTGCTGGCCGGCTGCGCGGCAGCCGCAGGCGTTCAGGTATTCGACGGGTATGCCGCGCGTAGCGCAATCCAGTCAGACAGCTTGTGGACGATCCAGTGTGACACGCACGCAGGCGGAGCGATGGAGCTGACCACAGACTGGCTAATAGACGCCACCGGCCGAAAAGGTGTGATCGCCCGTTCGGAGGAACGCATACCGGATCGAAGCACCACCACGCTCGCTCTCGTTCGCCGCTTCCATCGCTCTGAGGGATGGCCCGAGTCTGACGATGGGCATACGTACGTTGAGAGCTACGATGAGGGGTGGGCTTGGTCGCTTCCGGTCTCCGACACGGTCCGCTGCTTCACCGCGATGATCGACCAGCGTGAGGTGTCACTGGAGGGTAGGGATGTCGGAGAGATGCTCGACGCAGAGCTGCGTAAGACACAGTTCGTCGGGCCCGTACGGGACTCCGCTGAGGCCGTGGGCGATGCCTGGGCCTGCCCTGCGTCCCTGTACTCGGCCACTACGTTCGGCCGACCAGGGCTGCTCCTGACAGGAGATGCCGGATCGTTCATCGATCCGCTGTCTTCCTTCGGCGTGAAAAAAGCACTCTCGTCCGGCTGGCTCGCTGGGATCACAGCCCACTCTGCTCTTGTCGATCCAGCGATCGTGGACGACGCCATCGACTTCTTTGATCGCCGTGAACGAACGGTGTACCGAAGCTTTCGAAAGGTGTCCGCACCATTCTTTAGCGCGGCCGCGGCAAAGTACGGAACGGCTTATTGGGAAAAGCGGGCCCAGGCGGCCATCGAAGCCGCCGGGGGAGAGACGCGCTCCGCTGCTGAGGTGCACGATCGACTCACCGAGGAAGTGCCCGAACATGAGGTGCGCGCGGCCTTCGAAATCCTGCGGGCGCAGGATCGCCTAGCCCCGGCAGAGGGCCCGACGGTTCGGTATTTCGAACGAGCAGGAATCGAGGGCTACCGCATCGTCCGTTTGCGCCATGTGGGGAGCGACCGGATTCCCGAAGGACTCCGATTCGTACGCGGCGTTGACTTCATCACCCTGATCCCGATCGCCCAGCGCCATCCGGACGTCCCTGACGGATGGGCTGCGTATAACAGCGCCGCCCCACCGGTCACGCTGCCCGACTACCTCACGGCACTCTCGACTGCGTTCGCGGCCGGCTTTCTCGTGCACTCCGAGGACTGA
- the peaA gene encoding quinohemoprotein amine dehydrogenase subunit alpha, which translates to MVSSTRFSLSIAGTAALGVLLAWSPSPKNTVSHPSMLAEDGFAIENQKVIDRCSRCHEVDDEGRMSRISYLRKSPEGWQTSIRRMVALHGARLNQEDARDIARYLANEQGLAPEEMNPGRFEVERRSGDYDWDGDSDVEYTCIQCHSMGRVITQRRAADEWGYLLDTHRSLYPLVDFQAFRYSGPASEQDDPRHPMDRAISHLSESFPLETAEWSAWSATKRSPRLAGTWALSGYEVGKGPIHGTVTITADPNDSDAFTTSTNYLYPESGQSVERTGQSLVYTGYQWRGRSNPGADNELREVMFVERDQQEISGRWFSGNYDEMGPDVTLRRAGTAAIVTGVYPMALRQGGSVEVRVYGASLMAGTPSDLDFGAGISVASVSGPSNGTLRVQLSVAQDAAIGRRDLFAFGGLVESAVIVHDGVDRIAVTPETGMARTGGAAFPKGYQTFEAVGFDNGPDGEPDTDDDLNLGRVEVSWIVEEYATTFGDDDIQFIGTMGQNGVFYPALDGPNPDRVGNRNNIGDVWVVATHRNESGEERSARSHLIVTVPLYMRFEPWREIDTERPPVGEGAGR; encoded by the coding sequence ATGGTGTCTTCCACGCGTTTCTCACTCTCGATCGCAGGGACAGCAGCACTGGGTGTTCTACTCGCCTGGAGCCCATCCCCAAAAAACACCGTCTCTCATCCATCGATGCTGGCCGAAGATGGGTTTGCCATCGAGAACCAGAAGGTTATCGACCGTTGTTCTCGATGCCATGAAGTGGATGACGAAGGCAGGATGTCCCGGATCTCCTACCTGAGAAAAAGTCCGGAGGGCTGGCAGACCTCGATCCGCCGGATGGTCGCTCTGCATGGGGCCCGACTCAATCAGGAAGATGCCCGCGACATCGCCCGGTATCTCGCGAACGAGCAGGGCCTCGCGCCAGAGGAAATGAACCCGGGTCGCTTCGAGGTTGAGCGCCGGTCGGGAGACTATGACTGGGATGGAGACTCGGACGTCGAGTACACCTGTATCCAGTGCCATTCGATGGGTCGGGTGATAACGCAACGGCGTGCCGCCGACGAATGGGGATACCTGCTCGATACGCACCGTTCGCTCTATCCGCTCGTTGATTTCCAAGCGTTTCGCTACAGCGGGCCCGCTTCCGAGCAGGACGATCCACGACATCCAATGGACCGGGCGATCTCCCACCTGTCCGAGAGCTTCCCATTGGAAACGGCAGAGTGGTCAGCCTGGTCGGCAACGAAGCGATCCCCACGGCTCGCTGGGACTTGGGCATTATCCGGGTACGAAGTTGGAAAAGGCCCAATTCACGGCACAGTCACGATCACGGCTGACCCGAACGACTCCGACGCCTTCACGACATCTACTAACTACTTGTATCCGGAGAGCGGACAGAGTGTCGAACGGACGGGGCAATCGCTCGTTTACACCGGGTATCAGTGGCGCGGTCGTTCGAATCCTGGAGCCGACAATGAGCTCAGGGAGGTCATGTTCGTCGAGCGCGACCAGCAAGAAATATCAGGGCGCTGGTTCTCGGGCAATTATGACGAGATGGGCCCCGACGTCACACTGCGCCGGGCTGGGACAGCGGCAATAGTTACAGGCGTCTATCCCATGGCGCTCCGGCAGGGTGGATCCGTGGAAGTGCGCGTCTACGGCGCCAGCCTCATGGCGGGCACCCCATCCGACCTCGACTTTGGCGCCGGGATCTCCGTCGCCTCCGTCAGCGGTCCGAGCAACGGCACCCTCCGGGTTCAGCTCTCCGTCGCTCAGGACGCTGCGATCGGCCGCCGTGATCTCTTCGCATTCGGTGGCCTCGTCGAAAGTGCCGTGATCGTCCACGATGGGGTCGATCGGATTGCTGTCACCCCGGAGACTGGCATGGCCCGGACAGGTGGCGCAGCCTTCCCGAAGGGATATCAGACATTTGAAGCGGTCGGCTTCGACAACGGCCCAGACGGAGAACCGGACACGGACGACGACCTGAACCTTGGGCGCGTTGAAGTCTCTTGGATCGTTGAGGAGTACGCTACCACGTTCGGCGACGATGACATTCAGTTCATCGGGACGATGGGCCAGAACGGAGTCTTCTACCCCGCACTGGACGGGCCCAACCCTGATCGTGTCGGGAACCGCAACAACATCGGTGACGTCTGGGTCGTGGCAACCCATCGCAACGAGAGTGGGGAAGAACGCTCCGCGCGGAGCCACCTCATTGTGACAGTGCCGCTGTATATGCGTTTCGAACCGTGGCGTGAAATCGACACGGAACGTCC